A genomic window from Silene latifolia isolate original U9 population chromosome 11, ASM4854445v1, whole genome shotgun sequence includes:
- the LOC141613294 gene encoding uncharacterized protein LOC141613294, translating into MKGVRRFGLKGKLSPKYIGPYEIIERVGKVAYRLALPPNLSKVHNVFHVSQLQKYRSDPSHVITPDVVAIEPNLLYSERPVEILARETKTLRRKSVPLVKVRWLSQNLDQATWETEDSMRERYPELFD; encoded by the coding sequence ATGAAAGGAGTAAGACGATTTGGCCTAAAAGGGAAGCTCAGCCCAAAGTACATCGGACCATACGAAATCATAGAAAGAGTTGGCAAAGTTGCCTATCGATTAGCACTACCACCAAACCTATCAAAGGTGCATAACGTGTTCCACGTGTCCCAGCTACAGAAGTATAGAAGCGATCCATCACATGTCATTACACCTGATGTAGTTGCTATCGAACCCAACCTTCTTTACTCTGAAAGACCGGTGGAGATTCTGGCCCGAGAGACCAAGACACTCAGGAGGAAGTCGGTACCATTGGTCAAAGTTCGATGGCTAAGTCAAAACCTCGACCAAGCTACTTGGGAGACCGAAGATTCCATGCGCGAAAGATACCCCGAACTTTTTGATTAG